The sequence TATGAATTCTTTTAATTATCGAACTATTTCACAAAGTAAAACAAGCAAATAGCAACTTACCTGCCAAGGCTCAAAGTCAGGTATATACGCACAGGTGTTTCCTGGAATATACGGTCCATAGCCCTCTTCACATTTACTCAGAGTATCCAGGGCATGAGCCATAAAATACACAGCTTGTTTGATATTGTTTGTAATTCTCAGCTGTGACACGTCCAGGTAGGTATTTTTAAGATCCTCCAACCTCTCCTCTCCAGTACAGAATTTATCAGACATGGCATATAATCTGTCCTCTTTACCAGTCATATTCACTCTGTGGTCCACATTGTACGGAACACTACTGTGGGGCCAAGTACAGTTAAAAGCGGTTTGCCAGAATTCAATGGTCAGGACATCATTTGGATCCTTACTAGGATGTACATCATAAAGAAACTCTTTTAATCCTGGTATATCAGCTCTTGGTCTTGCAAATCCAATACTTCCACCAAAATAGGGAAAATATTCAGGCTTTGCAATGAGGGCTGAGGTGATCCAGGCCTCGCTTGCTCTCCGTGTTCGGTCAGTGATGTTATGGTAAACAACCTCCAGCACAAAAGGACTGAGGTCAGTATCAGACGCGTAAAGCACAACGACTCTGGCGGTGGAGTCCTTTATAGCATTTACAGCTTTGTGCATTTTCTCTTTGGAATAGATTTTGGGAATGATTTCGGAAAATGCCACACAGAGGTTGGCAGCCTCCATTTCTTCCTTAAAGGTTTTCACTCCATATTTTCCATAATCGTCATCAGCTGCTATAGCGCCTATCCAGACTCAACCAAAGTGCTGGATAAGTTTTACCATGGCCGTAGACTGAGCCTTATCAGTGGTTATTGTGCGGAGACAGGTTGGAAACTGGTGTTTGTCACTAAGAATCGAGCGGGTGGAAGCATTGCCCACCTACGATTGAAAATGTTCATGCAGTTATCAGAAAGCAATAGCTAAATTTCAAATGACGCAATCCCCGAATATTTCTCTGGGGAAGGAGGGGACTTCAAATGACACAATCCCCGAATATTTCTCTGGGGAAGGAGGGGACTTCAAATGACACAATCCCCGAATATTTCTCTGGGGAAGGAGGGGACTGCAGCAGTTCTTCTCCCTTTGTTCCCACCTCAGGCCACTGACGACAGAGCGACTACTATCCCTACTGGGTGGGGACCGTTGAAGGAAACACTGTGTGCCTCCTTCTCTGCCCCTTTCCCCATGCCAAGCCAAGGAAGTTGGAGGAGCAAATTGCTAAGATGGTGACATTCAATACACACCACTTTTCACAAACGGGGTCACAGCATGGAGCGAGGCAAGTCATCAGGCTCTTTCTCAGATCTACCTTCTCGTCCATACAGATGGGGACTCAGTctctattctctctttctctttctttctaccTCTATCTCCACTTTCCCCCAaaccttctttccctctctctctccttttctctctcctgttTGTCTCTGCCAAGGCTTCTGAGCACGTAGGCACCGAGACTTAGATTCAAACAGGTGTTCGGAAGCTTTACTTCTGCCTCAGATCTGAGCCATGTTCCCTAAGAATGTTACTAGAAAACGTTATTTGAGAGGCACTTGCCTAGACGAAAcaagcccaggtggtgcaatgcttaaagCGCTTGGCaggtaaccaaaagatcggtggttccaacccaccagccaccgtgagggagaaagatgtggtagttccGCTTtcggaaagatttacagccttggaaaccctatggggccattccaccctgtcctataggctcactatgagttggaatcgacccaagagcaatgttttttttttttaagcctggaTGTACATAGCAGTTGGGGACAGTGTTATCACCACCATTCCTGTCTGTCCCTGCAACTCAGCCTAGCCCCACCTGAGCACCTTAATCTTTGCTGCAATTTCCACAGGCACAGCTCCCGTCTCTGTATAAGTTAGTACCCAGAACAGAATCCTGTGATACCTGAGGTAAATAGTACAACCCCAGAGTTCTTGAGGCAGCGATCGATAAGGATGATCCGCCTGCCCCAATCATTGCGACCAGGTACGCCCCAGTACTGTTCCTCAAATGGGGCTTGTTTTCTTCCTGCCCTGTGAGGAACACCAAAGCCGATTCCACTGACTTGGAGACGGTGAAACAGGTGTCAAAGATCTGATAGCCCAAAGTGAAGTTGGGCAAAATATCCTTCCTCTCATTAATCTCCTTGATCGTGTGGATCATGGTTTTCATCCAGCGGAATCCCCGGAAGTTAAACCTGAAAAGGAAATAGCTTTGTAAGGCCTTAGTGGGCTGACCTTCAGGGAAAGAAGCAGATTTTAGTTGGGGTGGCAATGAGAGTGTTTTGCCAAAACATCAGCAGGCATCTCACTTCTCTGAAGCATATTACTGTTTCGTAAACGATATCTCAAGCCTGAACAATTCACATATGAACTGTATTCATTGCGGATCTGTTTGGGTTGGGAAGCACCTTTATGGAAGTGTTCCTGCTCAAAATATCTTTCATATGGTGTATCATCTCATTTCACAAAAATATTCTTATATGCACAATTCCCTCCAGCACATCAGACACCCAATAATCCCAGAATACGTTTTTCCTCATCCGTTGGGAGGTCCTGGTGCCATATAAGTCTCCTTTCCCTCCTCACCTTATGGTTTTCTCTTGTTTTCCTCTGGGCattaattattataataaaaattctgTAGATAAGTGATTGCTTATGACAAGAGTAAATAAAAGCAGTACATTACATATAGACTGTGACTCCAATTACATAACCTCCTGCCATGATTCGGTAGTGTTGAGAGatgtttttaattgaaaaatgttCCACTTTCTACTATTCTCACACATTTCCCTAAATAAAATgttcctccttccctttcccaGCCACTAAAAGAGGAAAATATTTCCCTTCTAGTCCACCAccacatttttttccaatttctcctccatttaaaaaaaaaaaaaatctattcccaATTCTCTTTcgttcttctctgttttaaccAAGCTTTAACCTATTTTAAAGCAAGGACTCCAAGTCCTTGTCTCTCATAATATCTTCTGTAGCTACAGCATCTAACTCCATGTCTTATACTCGATAACTATTTGTTGAATCAAATTTCTAACAAATAGCCTTGCTGACAGATTGGATTTTCTCCCATTTCTCTTTAACTAGGTTTTTTAGttcagttttgattttcatttagcATGTAGTTATTGAGTTCCACTGGTGTTAAACATAAATACTGCTGTAAACAAGATAGGCATGGTGCTGTTTAGAGGAGGAAACAGCACAAAATTAACATGATAAATAGCTCCTACCATGATAGGAGCAGGCATAGGGGCTATGAGGTACAAAGGAGGAACCCTTAGCCCTGAAGGGATTAACAACCACACTGAGACTTGAATAGGACAAGAGTGTTgtgggcagaaggaacagcatgtgTGATGGGATGGTAACAAGAGGACATGAAATAGTCAAGGAATGGAAAGATCAGTGTGTTTGGACGATAGAAGTCTGTGTGGGGGCTGTGAAAGCCGAAATTGGAGACCCAGAAGGGGCCGTAAAGGGCTCTGTCATCCTAAGCTACTTGCTTTCCAAATTTACATTGGTGGCAATATAAATTGGTATACACATTTTTGAAATAAACATAGCAATATCTCTTTTAAAGTTACATAGCGATACATTTCAAGAGCTAGAAAAATGTGCACCTGGTCTATCCCATAGTTCCACCCCTGACAATTCATCTGAAGAAACTGGTCTTCCCAAAAGAAAAGACTCTATGCTCCATACTGTTCACTACAGAATTATTTACGGTATTAAAAACCGGGAACGAACTTACTTGCCCAGCaataataaattgtggtatgttgACTTGATGGGAACATTTCTGTCATTAAAAAGTATAATTAGAGAAACTGCACAGCAGTATGTGCATAATATTAAGTGAAACAGGCAGTACACAAAGTTGTTTCCATACTACAACTCAACGTACGGATCAGTTTTATGAAAATCTGGATAAAaattaacaggttttttttaaatttattgtgctttaagtgaaagtttaccaatcaagtcagtctctcacacaaaaacttatatagcccttgctatgtgctcctagctgctctccccctaataagacagcacactcctcctctccaccctgtggtctccatgtccattcagccagttcctgtctccctctggcttctcatctcacctccagacaggagctgcccacagtctcttgtgtctacttgagccaagaagctcactcctgaccattatcattttctgtcttatagtccagtccaatccctgtcggaatagttgtctttgggaatggttccagtcttgggctaacagaaggtctggggaccatgacatccaGGGTGCCTTCAGTCTCATTCAgactagtaaatctggtctttttaccagaatttgagacctgcatcccactgttctcctgcttcatcagggattcactcttgtgttccctttcagggcagtcatgggtggtagctgggcaccatttagttcttccagtctcagtctgatttagtctctggtttatgtggccccttctgtctcttggggtcatctttaccttatgtctttggtgttcttcgttctcctttgcgcCAGGTGAATTGAGACCAATCGAgaccatcttggaaagctgcttgCTGGCATTGAAGactaacaggatttttttttttttaatgagcatggGATAATTACTGGAAGGGTgaaatttgggatttttttttctttcatttattgattgccATTATAATATTCATAGCCCAATTGTACCATGTATATCTACTTCCACCCAGAAAATTTCTCTAATTCCTGCCTTTGTTTAGATCAaccaaatcaataaataaatcacTCCCTTCCTCATTCCACTTTACTGTCTTCCTCTGTTCTGAgcaatatcttttttaaaataacagaaaaatcttcCTCTTCCATGCAATGTAAGCTGATGACCAACCAAAACTAGCATCTTGTTGACACTGTGGATTTCAAAACGGGACTTCTCCAAACCCCAGCTTGAATGTCTAGGTCAGTTACAGGTAAAGGCGGATGATTCAAAAATGAAAGTATTACCAGACCAGCCCCAGCCTGGCTTCTGAATACCACCTAGGCCAGGCCCACCATGAAGACCCTCATACCGGAAGTGAAAGTTCCATTCCATGAAGGGTTGCTAAGAGGCTTGCAGGACATTGGGGTTGTCTACAGATAGGAAGAGACTGTTGACAATTATGGGCAAAAATGAATtatatggttttaattttgaagaaaatatatcaacatttaaaaaataaggaatGTTATTAATAGGCAAAATCTATGGATATATTGAGGATGGATGGAAGTTCTGGGAAATGGTTTAGTGTTGTACAGTATAAACATGAGCAGTTTGGGTTTCAGTGAGCACAGGCTGAGAAACAAGCAGAGTAcccacagccttgggaaccccatggggtcactaagagttggaatcaactcaagatgAACCAGACCACACCCCTCTTCTGGCAAAGGGGTACTCTACCTGCAAGTGGCTCAGGCTGAGAGAAAGGAGACTACGTAAAGCAAAGTTAGTTTGGAATCTCATAGGGGGCATGGTTGTTCACTggcagaattttcaccttccatgtgggagacccaggttcaattcccagccaatgcccctCATGGGCAGCCCCCACCCATCTGTCGCTGGAGGGTTTTATGTTGCTACGATGACGAATAGTTTTCAGTAGaccttccaggctaaggcagactagtaagaaaggcctggccatctacttctgaaactcagccagtgaaaaccctatggatcccagtgATCTGGTCCCTAGCCAGTCACGGCGATGGTGTAGGATCAGGCAGCGGTTCATTTCCCTGTGTGTGCAGACTCGGCGGCAGCTAACAGCGTTACCTGGCCGGGAATTCTCTGACAAGGCTGGGGCTGTATTTTGTGAGCCAAGGTGACCTTAAGTGTGTCTATTATGTAAAAGTGAGCATGAAAATCGAAGGTTTGCATGCTGGTATCTTCACCCCaggacaaagaaggaaaaaaaaaaaaaaacccactaagtAGTTTTAAAAGAATAGTAGGAGACAAAGAATAATgtgattttattgcattttacaaGTTCTAATTATTCAATGTGCTGGCTATAATGAGTCAAAAATACTTCTAAGTCACAATCCATCAAAGTTGTTTCTGGACAATGACTACGATTCCAATTTTTTAAAGCCCAAATTTCTGATCTTGAGGAGAGTTTAGTGTAACCACAGTTAACAACAAACCTGCAACACTACACAAGTCTGAATTCGTGCTCCTGAAACCTTCACGTGGACGCAAGTTACCAAGAGGCCTTGTCAaatgagattctgattcagcaagcCTAGACTCAGCCTGAGAGTCTACATTTCTAACGAGCTCCCCggtggtgctgatgctgctggtccaccgACCAAACCCTGAGGAGCAATGTTCTGTATCGTATAAAACCTGCCTCTTTTCTTCCTGTGGCACAGCAGTGAGAAGGGACCCACGTGAAACCAAGCTTTTCTGGTTCTAAGCTATCCTAGAATGTCAACCCTGAGGAAATTAAGGTTCAGAAACAGGAAGTCCTATTCTGATTCGAACAGATGGTGTCAGAGTCAAGGCTAGCTCCAGTCCCAGACACCCCACAGCCACTGCTCCTTCTCGTCCAACCCTTCACCTGCTGttgatataaaaagaagaaaagagtaaCTTACCTTCACATTTTGCTGATACTGGCTCCAAAATAGACTTATCTTCTGGGATGGTCCTGGAGTGAATGGGAAACAGTCCTCCAATGACAACTGAATGATTTTTGGCATCTACATACCCATTCAAATCAAACTTGCCCAGCAACCGACACAcctgttcttctttcttttcttcacctTTAATCCTCAAATCAGACAGCCAAAAAGCAAGCAATCCAAGAAGCAAGCATTTCTTTCTGATCACCATTTTAATAAGGTGAATTGGGGGAAATGATCAGCGTTGAAATCATGCAAGCTTTTATGCGGCATCTTAATACAACGTAACCACCAGTGTGGATACGCCACATCCCAGTGGACTCAGCCTGCTTCCACTTGCTACATAATTGTCACGCCTCAATCAATCACAGAGCCTCATGCTCACTGCAATTTATGGATTTGGATTGTTGtcatgttgtcaggtgctgtcaagtcggttccggctcatagcgaccttgtgcacaacagaatgaaacactgcccggtcctcacaatccttgctgtgctcGAGCCCGTCTTtggagccactgtatcaatccatctcattgagggtcttcttcttctccactgaccctctgctttaccaagcatgatgtccttctccagagattagtccctcctggtaacgcattcaaagtacacgagacaaagccttgccatcctcccttccaaggagcattctggctgtacttcttccaagaagaccCAGACTAGGATCTGGACTAGgaattga comes from Elephas maximus indicus isolate mEleMax1 chromosome 23, mEleMax1 primary haplotype, whole genome shotgun sequence and encodes:
- the LOC126066220 gene encoding LOW QUALITY PROTEIN: vomeronasal type-2 receptor 1-like (The sequence of the model RefSeq protein was modified relative to this genomic sequence to represent the inferred CDS: substituted 1 base at 1 genomic stop codon), which encodes MVIRKKCLLLGLLAFWLSDLRIKGEEKKEEQVCRLLGKFDLNGYVDAKNHSVVIGGLFPIHSRTIPEDKSILEPVSAKCEGKFNFRGFRWMKTMIHTIKEINERKDILPNFTLGYQIFDTCFTVSKSVESALVFLTGQEENKPHLRNSTGAYLVAMIGAGGSSLSIAASRTLGLYYLPQVGNASTRSILSDKHQFPTCLRTITTDKAQSTAMVKLIQHFGXVWIGAIAADDDYGKYGVKTFKEEMEAANLCVAFSEIIPKIYSKEKMHKAVNAIKDSTARVVVLYASDTDLSPFVLEVVYHNITDRTRRASEAWITSALIAKPEYFPYFGGSIGFARPRADIPGLKEFLYDVHPSKDPNDVLTIEFWQTAFNCTWPHSSVPYNVDHRVNMTGKEDRLYAMSDKFCTGEERLEDLKNTYLDVSQLRITNNIKQAVYFMAHALDTLSKCEEGYGPYIPGNTCAYIPDFEPWQLMFYLKTLKFTTHDGKRMEIDENGDVFGYYDIINWQLNDDGEIAFVKVGEYMFTNSKFELVIEGNATIFWNTESSELPHSVCADLCPPGTRKGIRQGEPICCFNCIPCADGHVSREPGQRECEKCDEDYWSNAQRSECVLKEVEFLAYDEALGFTLVILTIFGALVVLAVTIVYVIYRHTPLVRANDRELSFLIQISLVITLLSSMLFIGKPYDWSCKARQVTLALGFSLCLSCILGKTISLFLAYRISKSKTQLTSIRPLYQKIIVLISVLIEIGLCTAYLVLEPPKVYKNMESQNIKIILECNEGSIEFLCSVFAIDIFLALLCFLTTFVARQLPDNYYEGKCITFGMLVFFIVWISFIPAHLSTKGKFKVAVEIFAILASSYGLLGCIFAPKCFIILLRPKRNTNEIVGGRSPTVDKTTQPTSASGSSELNNTPVSAVVLDDQSCDSHVSSKPPW